A single genomic interval of Zingiber officinale cultivar Zhangliang chromosome 4A, Zo_v1.1, whole genome shotgun sequence harbors:
- the LOC121973670 gene encoding peroxidase 5-like has product MFNWSGAHTIGIAHCSAFASRLYNSSSSSGVDPTLDAAYAAQLKQQCPTAGSDTEVQMDPPSELGFDNSYYQGILRHRGLFTSDQTLVSTPAAAAQVNLFARNSAIFTRRFAAAMVRMGSIGVLTGSNGEIRTNCRVPN; this is encoded by the coding sequence ATGTTCAATTGGTCAGGAGCACACACCATTGGCATCGCTCACTGCTCTGCCTTCGCCAGCAGGCTGTATAACTCCAGCAGCAGCTCGGGAGTCGACCCGACGCTGGACGCGGCGTACGCTGCTCAGCTGAAACAACAATGCCCGACGGCGGGGAGCGACACCGAGGTGCAGATGGACCCGCCGAGCGAGCTCGGGTTCGACAACAGCTACTACCAGGGCATCTTGAGGCACAGGGGGCTGTTCACGTCGGACCAGACGCTGGTGTCGacgccggcggcggcggcgcagGTGAACTTGTTCGCGCGCAACTCGGCCATCTTCACGAGGAGATTTGCGGCGGCGATGGTGAGGATGGGCAGCATCGGCGTGCTGACCGGGAGCAACGGAGAGATACGCACCAACTGCAGAGTGCCCAACTGA
- the LOC121973669 gene encoding peroxidase 5-like has translation MALGRMRSTTTTLVVCSCMALCCLMIAAATADHQLRVGFYSYTCPNAETLIREAFDDAVRQTDDIGADLLRMHFHDCFVRGCDGSVLISSTKGNKAEKDAQINRNLEDEAFQVVDNAKAKLEAACPGVVSCADILAYVARDSVAHYGGGFYDVPAGRRDGRISRASESTSELPTPNLRLGQLTKLFAGKGLTQAEMITLSGAHTIGVAHCPSFSHRLRNFNASSGTDPTLDAAYAEQLRRKCPTARSDNEVPMDPPSELGFDNSYYQGILRNRGLFTSDQTLVSKPAAEAQVKLFARNSGVFTSRFAAAMVRMGSIGVLTGGNGEIRTNCRVPN, from the exons ATGGCTTTGGGGAGAATGAGATCCACCACCACCACGCTAGTAGTTTGTTCTTGCATGGCTCTCTGCTGCCTGATGATTGCTGCTGCCACGGCTGATCATCAACTCCGAGTTGGCTTCTACTCCTACACCTGTCCCAACGCCGAAACCCTCATCAGGGAAGCCTTCGATGACGCTGTCCGGCAGACTGACGATATCGGCGCTGACCTTCTCCGGATGCATTTCCACGACTGCTTTGTCCGA GGCTGCGATGGGTCGGTGTTGATCTCGTCGACGAAGGGAAATAAGGCAGAGAAGGACGCACAGATCAACCGAAACCTCGAAGACGAAGCGTTCCAAGTCGTCGATAATGCCAAGGCCAAGCTGGAAGCTGCCTGCCCCGGCGTCGTCTCCTGCGCCGACATTCTCGCCTACGTTGCCCGAGACAGCGTTGCACAC TATGGAGGAGGTTTCTACGATGTTCCTGCGGGAAGAAGAGACGGGAGGATTTCGAGGGCAAGCGAGAGCACGTCGGAGCTCCCTACTCCTAATCTCCGACTCGGTCAACTCACTAAACTCTTCGCCGGGAAAGGGTTGACCCAAGCCGAGATGATCACCCTTTCAG GAGCGCACACCATCGGCGTCGCGCACTGCCCCTCCTTCTCCCACCGTCTCCGCAACTTCAACGCGAGCTCTGGAACCGACCCAACTCTGGACGCGGCGTACGCGGAGCAACTGCGGCGGAAGTGCCCGACCGCGAGGAGCGACAACGAGGTGCCGATGGACCCGCCGAGCGAGCTAGGGTTCGACAACAGCTACTACCAGGGCATCCTGAGGAACAGAGGGCTGTTCACGTCGGACCAGACGCTGGTGTCGAAGCCGGCTGCGGAGGCGCAGGTCAAGCTGTTCGCGCGCAACTCGGGCGTCTTCACCAGCAGGTTTGCGGCGGCAATGGTGAGGATGGGCAGCATCGGCGTCCTGACCGGGGGCAACGGAGAGATACGCACCAACTGCAGAGTGCCCAACTga